A window of the Thermus sp. LT1-2-5 genome harbors these coding sequences:
- a CDS encoding helix-turn-helix domain-containing protein — protein MRKAFKYRLYPTQPQAKDLERTLDLC, from the coding sequence ATGCGCAAAGCCTTCAAGTACCGCCTCTACCCCACCCAACCCCAGGCCAAGGACCTGGAGCGCACCCTGGACCTCTGC